In bacterium, a single window of DNA contains:
- a CDS encoding AAA family ATPase codes for MAFTIAVAGKGGSGKTTLATLTILQLIRQNKGPILAVDADPNSNLNVGLGMKFEETIADLREEVLTKEIPSGMSKTEFFDYRLHECLVEGDKVDLLVMGRPEGPGCYCAVNNLLRQYLSRISKQYKYVVMDNEAGMEHLSRRTTDGVDVLLVTSDPTLVSIRSAARIQEIALQIKLKIKDIYLIINRVAKAKDISSLISGGIPDRLSLLENIPEDPLILEASKKEEDLLSIPAESPSFQAVGRLMKKLKL; via the coding sequence ATGGCTTTTACTATTGCAGTGGCAGGTAAGGGCGGAAGTGGCAAGACGACTTTAGCCACTCTGACTATTCTCCAGCTCATCAGACAGAATAAGGGACCTATTCTGGCAGTTGATGCTGACCCCAATTCCAATCTGAACGTAGGTCTGGGTATGAAATTTGAAGAGACCATAGCTGACCTACGAGAAGAGGTTCTGACTAAAGAAATTCCTTCAGGGATGTCCAAAACCGAATTTTTCGATTATCGCCTACACGAATGTCTGGTGGAAGGTGATAAGGTTGACCTCTTGGTGATGGGTCGGCCGGAAGGTCCTGGCTGTTACTGTGCAGTGAATAATCTTCTCAGGCAATATCTCTCCAGAATTTCTAAGCAGTACAAATATGTAGTTATGGATAACGAGGCGGGAATGGAACATTTGAGCAGGAGAACGACCGATGGTGTGGATGTACTACTTGTCACTAGCGATCCCACTTTGGTAAGTATCAGGTCTGCAGCGAGAATTCAGGAAATCGCTCTGCAGATAAAGCTAAAAATAAAAGATATATATTTAATTATTAATCGAGTAGCGAAAGCTAAAGATATTTCCTCTCTCATTTCAGGAGGCATCCCCGATAGGTTGTCGCTTTTGGAAAATATACCCGAGGACCCTTTGATCCTTGAGGCCTCTAAAAAAGAGGAAGACCTTCTCTCTATTCCAGCGGAATCTCCTTCTTTCCAAGCAGTTGGTAGATTAATGAAAAAACTGAAGTTATAG
- the cdhD gene encoding CO dehydrogenase/acetyl-CoA synthase subunit delta has product MEKATEKWASKVNQLIIGATQKEGGTRSSVIKVGGATTLPFLHFEGVIPNPPAIAMEVWDMEPPDWPAVLKEPFGDVLGDPVEWAKKCVNEYGADFLCLRLASTNPDIKNSSPEDASATVKKILEAVSVPLMIIGCNQAEKDTEVIPAVSEAARGENCLVGIAVEANYKTITAACQSDGHSIIAESPIDINLAKQLNILISDMGFSPEKIIMHPATGALGYGLEYTYSIMERSRLAALQGDKMMSMPMVNFVGQEVWRAKEAKASEEEVPEWGPIASRGPLWEVTTAVSYLQAGADILVMCHPKAIDSVKKVIEELMKKE; this is encoded by the coding sequence TTGGAAAAAGCTACTGAAAAGTGGGCAAGTAAAGTTAACCAGCTAATTATTGGAGCGACGCAGAAAGAAGGTGGAACGAGGAGTTCTGTTATTAAGGTTGGAGGAGCTACTACTCTACCATTCCTCCACTTTGAAGGAGTTATCCCCAATCCCCCGGCAATTGCTATGGAAGTCTGGGATATGGAGCCTCCTGATTGGCCGGCTGTACTAAAGGAGCCATTTGGAGACGTGCTTGGTGATCCAGTGGAATGGGCTAAGAAATGCGTAAACGAGTATGGCGCCGATTTTCTATGCCTGCGTCTCGCTTCCACAAACCCGGATATCAAAAATAGCTCTCCGGAAGATGCTTCGGCCACGGTCAAGAAAATTCTGGAAGCGGTGTCCGTGCCTTTAATGATTATAGGATGTAACCAGGCAGAAAAGGACACTGAAGTTATTCCTGCAGTCAGTGAAGCTGCCCGGGGGGAGAACTGCCTGGTAGGCATAGCAGTGGAAGCAAACTACAAGACAATAACTGCAGCCTGTCAAAGTGATGGACATTCGATAATTGCCGAATCTCCCATCGATATCAATTTAGCCAAGCAATTGAATATTCTTATATCAGATATGGGTTTTTCTCCGGAGAAGATAATTATGCACCCTGCCACAGGAGCTCTGGGCTATGGTCTGGAATATACTTATTCCATAATGGAGCGCAGTCGCCTGGCAGCTCTGCAAGGAGATAAGATGATGTCCATGCCCATGGTAAATTTCGTGGGACAGGAAGTGTGGAGAGCCAAAGAAGCTAAAGCCTCTGAAGAAGAAGTTCCCGAGTGGGGACCAATAGCTTCCAGAGGGCCACTGTGGGAAGTTACTACTGCTGTTAGTTATCTTCAGGCAGGAGCAGATATCCTGGTAATGTGCCACCCCAAAGCAATAGATAGCGTCAAGAAGGTTATCGAAGAATTAATGAAAAAGGAATAA
- a CDS encoding dihydropteroate synthase translates to MFIIGERINGMFNDVAKAIKEGDKTIIQDLARKQMESGADALDVNVGPAAEEPLRAMEWLVTTIGEVTDAPLAIDTTKFEVMETGLKLCKGKAIINSTSGDKEKLDRLLPLAKKYNASIIGLTMNKNGIPQDAQSRAEIAAQIVTSAQEQGIEMSDLYIDGVILPVNVAQDHSREVLETIKQCKLLCDPPPKTILGLSNVSQKALDRPLVNRTYLAMAIACGLDAAILDPLDNDLMNSMITAELLMGKQIYCGNYLEAYRKK, encoded by the coding sequence ATGTTCATTATTGGAGAGAGAATTAATGGTATGTTTAATGATGTAGCCAAGGCAATTAAAGAAGGAGACAAAACTATTATACAGGATCTGGCTCGCAAACAGATGGAGTCAGGAGCAGACGCGCTGGATGTCAATGTTGGTCCAGCTGCCGAAGAGCCTCTACGAGCTATGGAGTGGCTGGTTACGACTATTGGCGAAGTTACTGACGCTCCTCTGGCAATTGATACTACGAAATTCGAGGTAATGGAAACTGGACTCAAATTATGTAAAGGTAAAGCGATAATAAATTCTACCTCGGGGGATAAAGAAAAACTGGACAGACTTCTTCCTTTAGCCAAGAAATACAATGCTTCTATAATCGGCTTGACCATGAATAAGAATGGAATTCCCCAAGATGCACAGAGCAGAGCAGAAATCGCTGCCCAGATTGTAACCTCTGCTCAGGAACAGGGGATAGAGATGAGCGACCTTTATATTGATGGAGTAATTCTTCCGGTCAATGTGGCACAGGACCATTCCCGGGAAGTTTTAGAGACAATAAAGCAGTGTAAACTCCTCTGTGACCCTCCTCCTAAGACGATTTTAGGACTGAGTAATGTTTCTCAGAAGGCACTTGATCGTCCCTTAGTCAACCGAACCTACCTGGCAATGGCTATTGCCTGTGGCCTGGATGCGGCCATTCTCGACCCCTTGGATAACGATTTAATGAACAGTATGATTACTGCTGAACTGTTAATGGGGAAACAGATATATTGCGGTAACTATCTTGAAGCCTACAGAAAAAAATAA